Sequence from the Zeugodacus cucurbitae isolate PBARC_wt_2022May chromosome 2, idZeuCucr1.2, whole genome shotgun sequence genome:
CAAACACCCAGCAACGATAGTCGCTCAGACAGTCCCAATAGTGATAATAGTGGCGGTGGTGATTCAGACAATTTTAAGCGTGCAACTCATCAAACCAAAAGTCAACATGACATACAGAAACGTTTACGTTACAATAGTTATGGTTCGAGCACCTCTTCTAATCGGGAAAAACAAGTGGAAGATGATCCAGTTATATTAGCGCGTCGTCAGAAACAAATTGAATATGGCAAAAATACTGTGGCCTACGAACGTTACATCGAGATGGTGCCAATACGCAagcgcacacgcacacatccGCGCACACCGAATAAGTATGGGAAATACAGTCGCCGCACTTTCGATGGACTGATAAAAGTGTGGCGCAAACAATTGCATTATTATGATCCAGAACCGGCGGCTGCGACTGCTGGTGGCGCTGACGACGACGATGATGATTCCGATTAGTTACGCTTCGTGCTTACAATTGTCACTATTATTACAAAATAGTCTTCTGCGTGTTTTCATGTTTATTTTTTGCTGATTTCTGCTTGTTGTAAATGCTCAATTTCTGTTTTGTA
This genomic interval carries:
- the LOC105209127 gene encoding histone RNA hairpin-binding protein — translated: MLCSKMSLDKSPLRKSTGDCSHNTSGSSFRDSWAEEMREEDNPGQHQTSNNRKHVNEDTTNSKHSGSAEREIALEFIDGANEEKFERLVKEDKIKTPFKRRYSQTPSNDSRSDSPNSDNSGGGDSDNFKRATHQTKSQHDIQKRLRYNSYGSSTSSNREKQVEDDPVILARRQKQIEYGKNTVAYERYIEMVPIRKRTRTHPRTPNKYGKYSRRTFDGLIKVWRKQLHYYDPEPAAATAGGADDDDDDSD